A region of uncultured Desulfobacter sp. DNA encodes the following proteins:
- the glpK gene encoding glycerol kinase GlpK encodes MSEKKYILAIDQGTTSSRAIVFDKAGNMIHVSQKEFAQIFPKPGWVEHDAMEIWSSVQAVTAQALAARDISGDQIAAIGITNQRETTVVWDKNTGRPVCNAIVWQSRQTAGICEELKAAGLNEKFKDKTGLLIDAYFSGTKVKWILDNVEGARSKAEKGDLLFGTIDTWLTWKLTHGAAHVTDYSNASRTLMYNIHDLKWDEELLSHLTVPACMLPEVRPSSQIYGKTTPETFYGFEIPIAGLAGDQQAALFGQACFLDGMAKNTYGTGCFMLMNTGEKAVKSANGLLTTIAWGIDGKVVYALEGSVFVAGSAIQWLRDGLRMFRKSSDSEVYANRVQSTDGVYVVPAFVGLGTPYWDSNVRGAIFGITRGTQKEHFIRATLESLAYQTRDVLCAMEEDSGIPIKKLRVDGSACANNFLCQFQSDILGCVVERPKCIETTALGAAYLAGLAVGYWSGTGQIAQLWKLEKVFDVKMPKQESARHYEGWKKAVKASMCFSI; translated from the coding sequence ATGAGCGAAAAAAAATACATCCTTGCCATTGACCAGGGCACAACAAGCTCAAGGGCCATCGTTTTTGATAAAGCAGGCAATATGATACATGTCAGTCAAAAAGAGTTTGCCCAGATTTTTCCAAAACCGGGCTGGGTTGAACATGATGCCATGGAGATCTGGTCTTCCGTCCAGGCGGTAACGGCCCAGGCCCTTGCGGCCAGGGATATTTCCGGAGATCAGATTGCAGCCATCGGCATCACGAACCAGAGGGAAACAACCGTTGTCTGGGATAAAAATACCGGCAGGCCCGTCTGCAACGCCATTGTGTGGCAGTCCCGCCAGACTGCGGGCATTTGTGAAGAATTAAAAGCAGCAGGCCTTAACGAAAAATTCAAAGACAAAACAGGCCTTCTCATTGACGCCTATTTTTCGGGTACCAAAGTAAAATGGATTCTGGACAATGTTGAGGGGGCAAGGTCCAAAGCCGAAAAAGGAGATCTGTTGTTCGGCACCATTGACACCTGGCTGACCTGGAAGCTGACCCATGGTGCAGCCCATGTGACAGATTATTCCAATGCATCCAGAACCCTGATGTATAATATCCATGATCTTAAGTGGGATGAAGAGCTGCTTTCCCACCTTACGGTACCGGCCTGTATGCTGCCAGAGGTCCGGCCGTCTTCCCAAATTTACGGCAAAACCACCCCGGAAACCTTCTACGGATTTGAGATACCCATTGCCGGCCTGGCCGGAGACCAGCAGGCCGCGTTGTTCGGCCAGGCATGCTTTCTGGACGGCATGGCCAAAAATACCTATGGCACCGGCTGTTTCATGCTCATGAACACCGGTGAAAAAGCCGTTAAATCCGCCAACGGCCTTTTGACCACCATTGCCTGGGGGATTGACGGAAAAGTCGTTTATGCCCTGGAAGGTTCCGTGTTTGTTGCGGGGTCCGCCATTCAATGGCTGCGCGACGGATTGAGAATGTTCCGGAAATCGTCTGACAGCGAAGTCTATGCGAACCGGGTCCAAAGCACAGATGGCGTCTATGTTGTGCCCGCCTTTGTCGGTTTGGGGACTCCCTACTGGGATTCGAATGTCAGAGGCGCCATATTCGGTATCACAAGAGGGACCCAAAAAGAACATTTTATCCGGGCCACCCTTGAATCCCTGGCCTACCAGACCAGGGACGTTCTTTGTGCCATGGAAGAAGATTCCGGCATACCCATCAAAAAACTTCGTGTTGATGGCAGTGCATGCGCCAATAACTTTTTGTGTCAGTTCCAAAGCGATATCCTGGGCTGCGTTGTCGAAAGGCCGAAATGCATTGAAACCACAGCTTTGGGTGCCGCCTACCTGGCTGGTCTGGCGGTAGGATACTGGAGCGGCACGGGACAGATTGCTCAATTGTGGAAACTGGAAAAGGTTTTTGACGTTAAAATGCCGAAACAAGAATCTGCCAGGCACTATGAAGGATGGAAAAAGGCTGTTAAAGCATCAATGTGCTTTTCTATTTGA
- a CDS encoding DUF6122 family protein, producing MLYALQQIVHYSLHLAFPGVISWLFFKECWKKAWLIMLLTMLVDMDHLVADPMFDPTRCSIGFHPLHSYYAIFVYFLFFFFSRAKTIKIVSIGLLFHMFTDYQDCLWMKLTS from the coding sequence ATGCTGTATGCTTTACAACAGATCGTTCATTACAGTTTACATTTGGCTTTTCCAGGTGTGATTTCCTGGTTATTTTTTAAAGAATGCTGGAAAAAGGCATGGTTAATAATGCTTTTAACAATGCTTGTGGATATGGACCATTTAGTGGCTGATCCGATGTTCGATCCGACAAGATGCAGCATAGGATTTCATCCTTTACATTCTTACTATGCCATTTTTGTTTATTTTCTGTTTTTTTTCTTTTCCAGGGCGAAAACGATCAAAATAGTGTCCATCGGGTTGCTTTTTCATATGTTCACGGATTATCAGGATTGTCTTTGGATGAAATTGACAAGTTGA
- a CDS encoding J domain-containing protein, protein MNSYSTASELFDACGVLFGPEVEVSLEFLKYLKPSGIKDAYRCQVFETHPDRAAALGLDETILNERFQTLTQAYERLIAAIKGDGRVLMQLSKPCPPKRPAEYWKPLKKFNSNPGNDHFYSNKGTIPKRKLLIGQYLYYSRYISWNTLIDIIVRQRRDRPPIGQIAVSLGLIDSGQLKYILTHRKFNERFGDYAVRNEYFTQRNLLALLYKQKNLQRPIGHYLLKYGFRHDVLERLAKQQKIHNRNAALK, encoded by the coding sequence ATGAATTCATATTCTACCGCCTCAGAGTTATTTGATGCCTGCGGTGTGTTATTTGGTCCTGAAGTCGAGGTTTCTCTAGAATTTTTAAAATATCTGAAGCCGTCTGGAATTAAGGATGCATACCGCTGCCAGGTATTTGAAACACATCCGGATCGTGCCGCGGCATTGGGTCTGGATGAAACAATTTTAAATGAACGATTTCAGACCCTTACCCAGGCCTATGAACGTTTAATTGCCGCTATAAAAGGGGATGGACGCGTTTTGATGCAACTATCAAAGCCCTGCCCCCCCAAACGCCCGGCAGAGTATTGGAAACCGCTGAAGAAATTTAACTCAAACCCAGGCAATGATCATTTTTATTCAAACAAGGGAACCATTCCCAAAAGGAAGCTGTTGATTGGTCAATATCTTTATTATTCCAGATACATATCCTGGAATACGCTTATTGACATAATTGTCCGGCAGCGCAGAGATCGTCCGCCCATAGGTCAGATTGCGGTTAGTTTGGGCTTAATTGATTCAGGACAGCTGAAATATATTCTTACCCACCGTAAATTCAATGAAAGATTTGGTGATTATGCAGTTCGAAATGAATATTTCACACAACGGAACCTTCTGGCGCTTTTATACAAACAAAAAAATCTTCAGCGCCCCATCGGTCATTATTTACTGAAATACGGTTTCAGGCACGACGTACTGGAACGACTGGCTAAACAACAGAAAATCCATAACCGGAATGCAGCACTTAAATGA